In Paenibacillus ihbetae, the following are encoded in one genomic region:
- a CDS encoding ChbG/HpnK family deacetylase → MRRIITRADDLGSSRSANLAIARTVDAGFIKNVSVMAPGPYVAEAAELLARRDDICFGFHMTLNAEWDRIRWGPVSAKEQVPSLVDPSGYFYQDPSMFQQSPPALEEIVAECSEQLDKLTALGFRITYADSHMMPERFVPGLQEELDRWMASKGLINHRYYYNFFPDGVPSFIPQFEAVLSRLTDEQYFFLSHPALYSEEMTQCGNARVDGEELARGRDAEAAFLMQRGLVEISERHGFRPVRYDEAVSQFGV, encoded by the coding sequence ATGAGGCGGATCATTACAAGAGCGGATGATCTGGGCTCGAGCCGTTCGGCCAATCTGGCGATTGCAAGAACGGTAGACGCCGGATTTATCAAAAACGTATCCGTTATGGCGCCGGGGCCGTATGTCGCGGAAGCGGCCGAGCTGCTGGCCCGCCGCGATGACATATGCTTCGGATTCCACATGACGCTGAATGCGGAGTGGGATCGCATCAGATGGGGACCTGTTTCGGCGAAGGAACAGGTTCCTTCGCTTGTGGACCCAAGCGGATACTTCTATCAGGATCCGTCGATGTTCCAGCAATCTCCTCCGGCCTTGGAGGAGATTGTGGCCGAGTGCAGCGAGCAGCTGGATAAGCTGACGGCGCTAGGCTTTCGCATAACGTATGCGGATTCGCATATGATGCCGGAGCGCTTCGTCCCCGGGCTTCAGGAAGAGCTGGACCGCTGGATGGCAAGCAAGGGACTGATCAATCACCGGTATTACTATAACTTTTTCCCTGACGGCGTTCCATCCTTCATCCCGCAATTCGAGGCCGTGCTCAGCAGGCTCACAGACGAGCAATACTTCTTTCTGTCCCATCCGGCACTCTATTCGGAGGAGATGACGCAGTGCGGCAACGCCCGGGTCGACGGCGAAGAGCTTGCACGCGGGCGTGATGCCGAGGCTGCTTTCCTGATGCAGAGGGGCTTGGTCGAGATCAGCGAGCGTCATGGCTTCCGACCGGTTCGATATGATGAAGCGGTTTCACAATTTGGTGTATAA
- a CDS encoding carbohydrate ABC transporter permease produces MKKTGKWLLDIVLLLFAIVFLSPVFIMLINSFKDRAELYENALALPSSFSFEYYKSAMEKMNFFTALGNSLYVTVVSVILVIVLASMTAWMLVRTDNKLSKIIFFTFVATMLIPFQTLMMPLMQVMDWIRSNLHIPMLNTHEGLIYMNVGFTSSMAVFLYHGFIKSVPVALEEAATLDGCSKLGVFWRIVFPLLKNITVTVAILNVIALWNDYLLPSLTLSDKGLRTIPLSTFYFFGEFTIVWNQAMAGLTLTIIPVVIFYIFAQKYIIKGIAAGAVK; encoded by the coding sequence ATGAAGAAAACAGGCAAATGGCTGCTCGATATCGTGCTGCTTCTCTTCGCGATCGTCTTCCTGTCTCCCGTCTTCATCATGCTGATCAACTCGTTCAAGGACCGTGCCGAGCTGTATGAGAACGCGTTGGCGCTTCCGTCGTCCTTCAGCTTCGAGTATTACAAGTCGGCGATGGAGAAGATGAATTTCTTTACGGCGCTGGGCAACTCGCTCTACGTGACGGTCGTCTCGGTGATTCTTGTCATCGTGCTCGCTTCCATGACGGCATGGATGCTGGTGCGGACGGATAACAAGCTGAGCAAAATCATTTTCTTCACGTTCGTGGCGACGATGCTCATTCCGTTCCAGACGCTGATGATGCCGCTCATGCAGGTCATGGACTGGATTCGCAGCAATCTGCATATTCCGATGCTGAACACGCATGAAGGCTTGATCTATATGAATGTCGGGTTTACCTCCAGTATGGCGGTCTTCCTGTACCATGGCTTTATCAAATCGGTGCCGGTCGCTCTGGAAGAGGCCGCAACGCTGGACGGCTGCTCCAAGCTGGGCGTTTTCTGGAGAATTGTATTCCCGCTGCTGAAGAACATCACCGTAACGGTAGCGATTTTGAACGTGATCGCTCTGTGGAATGACTATCTGCTCCCATCGCTGACGCTGTCGGACAAAGGGCTGCGGACAATTCCGCTCTCGACGTTCTACTTCTTCGGGGAATTCACGATCGTATGGAACCAGGCGATGGCCGGCCTGACCTTAACGATTATCCCGGTGGTCATCTTCTACATTTTTGCGCAAAAGTATATCATCAAAGGGATTGCTGCAGGTGCGGTAAAATGA
- a CDS encoding carbohydrate ABC transporter permease — MSKGKDKAWFALFTVPLLFIFTTVVIIPFIIGIYYSFVQWDGIPANPKVFVGMDNYVQIFQDERFLSSAWHTVQFTLLALVCVNILGLGFALLVTTKLRSRNAARTMFFMPNLIGGLILGYIWQFIFTDAFSFLGEKTGLGSIFFNWLLHPQFSLYAIVVVFTWQLAGYTMIIYIAGIQGIPDELMEAAKVDGASLWQRLKSIVFPLLMPSFTICLFLTLSGAFKIYDVNLSLTKGGPNNATEMFAMNIFNEIFAYGNYGIGQAKAIIFFLIVAGLTLTQVIITKRREVQM; from the coding sequence ATGAGCAAGGGAAAGGACAAAGCCTGGTTTGCCCTATTCACGGTACCGCTTTTGTTTATTTTCACGACCGTGGTCATCATCCCGTTCATCATCGGGATTTATTACTCCTTCGTCCAGTGGGACGGAATTCCGGCCAATCCGAAAGTATTTGTGGGCATGGACAATTATGTCCAAATCTTCCAGGACGAACGCTTCCTGTCATCGGCTTGGCACACCGTGCAGTTTACGCTCCTGGCGTTGGTATGCGTCAACATCCTGGGCCTGGGATTCGCGCTGCTTGTGACGACCAAGCTTCGCTCGCGTAATGCCGCACGGACGATGTTCTTTATGCCGAACCTGATCGGCGGCCTTATTCTCGGTTATATTTGGCAGTTCATCTTCACCGATGCCTTTAGCTTCCTTGGGGAGAAAACCGGGCTCGGCAGCATCTTCTTCAACTGGCTCCTGCATCCGCAGTTCTCGCTGTATGCGATCGTTGTCGTATTTACCTGGCAGCTGGCCGGCTATACCATGATCATCTACATTGCCGGCATCCAGGGGATCCCGGATGAATTGATGGAAGCGGCCAAAGTCGACGGCGCGAGCCTGTGGCAGCGGCTGAAGAGCATCGTCTTCCCGCTCCTGATGCCATCGTTCACGATCTGTCTGTTCCTGACGCTGTCGGGCGCTTTCAAAATCTACGACGTGAACCTGTCCCTGACGAAGGGCGGTCCGAATAACGCGACCGAGATGTTTGCGATGAACATCTTCAATGAAATATTCGCTTACGGCAATTACGGCATAGGCCAGGCGAAAGCGATCATCTTCTTCCTGATCGTAGCCGGGCTTACCTTGACCCAAGTGATCATTACGAAGAGAAGAGAGGTGCAGATGTGA